A DNA window from Aminiphilus circumscriptus DSM 16581 contains the following coding sequences:
- the flgL gene encoding flagellar hook-associated protein FlgL, with product MQRVTNSMVQISTLADMHNNLNRLLKLQQQISSEKLYSRPSDNPVAVARELSLGTAIFENARYVYNMDSGVTLLENTESALDQITSIVQRIRELTIYAGNGALEDVDMDAIAQEIAELKEELRLTANYSVEGRYLLSGLATDTIPFQYDANGNVVYMGNDYNIYFETERGSEGKVSLNGLEVFPSDVTQYVLQSIEVPIDFEWSGRSEVLQFQVGDRTAKVLIPEKWTDDDGVDSVDDTDYNRFRDPNETEGYTLDEIAAIINSSLAMGDVGRLVSVEVVKDEAAGVQRLVIRSHTGEPVQLTSWPSTDAEQLSQGIEGVDVDLATPLAADGTLTFGWNDGTTSTIDVTTADSLQDIADRINAEIPNVLARIVEDGSGNGRLVVFGQEEGEAFYLTATDGAKYLFPVPPSAEGENGNLATPVTAPGTLTFERSDGTTSVVNVAPTDSLQDIVDNINAGVSGVIAAIVEDGAGNGRIALFNESGGTVALTPAGGATDLFSTALTMDPAKDLALASEAVKKTTDHSHIDLTSLFRMETTIKSTEVDTNFSIDTTAAALHWRLESGSNRAEILITDDANLTLEELATRIRNVAGSWLEVTVETDEQDQGLSPASSGGTNAENATQRLVIKTLDGESFVLYDKTSVAGADYASQLGVSTVTKGVTSGTFPSGSGLDETLPALVSVTVGDREYTVKLYRENVTTAGTNDLDGVKVAEEIVRQVNEQYGGKLLGTDDLGSGQFVLYSYTGEPLRITDLPFGDPDLKADEYGGGIALQLGLTTGVIGDAVSDEAVGALCTPGTFRISTLGRTVEIAVVAGDTPQTIAEKIRLNAGSWLDVSFVDSNMSAAGGTVQLALSAKDGSPVSVLDLTGDVAQYLGLDNTVRAELGGTLPTAGNLEITVDGYTHSIDLSTIRDYDQSGTVDFNDLVIAINNRFQGQDLRAELLDDGGTSYLALLSDQGYRISVTDTSGTLITGGVTTTAVRNGPLSDDTPYTQNVTVRTAANQNQTNFFGLLDDLTAAITSQDREGLSNSLLGKIDDFLDNLLRQRTEVGALVQRYEKSQARLTMNTTSLTELQSKVADTDLADAITKYQMAQAIYSASLAVIAQIIQPTLVDFLS from the coding sequence ATGCAGCGCGTAACGAATTCCATGGTGCAGATTTCAACACTGGCGGACATGCACAACAACCTGAACCGCCTCCTGAAACTGCAGCAGCAGATTTCCTCGGAAAAGCTCTACAGCCGCCCCTCGGACAACCCTGTGGCCGTGGCGCGGGAGCTGTCCCTGGGCACTGCTATTTTCGAGAATGCCAGATACGTGTATAACATGGACAGCGGTGTTACTCTGCTGGAGAACACCGAGTCCGCACTGGACCAGATCACCTCCATCGTGCAGCGTATCCGGGAGCTGACGATCTATGCCGGAAACGGTGCGCTGGAGGATGTTGACATGGATGCCATCGCCCAGGAGATTGCGGAATTGAAGGAAGAACTCCGGCTCACCGCCAATTACAGTGTGGAGGGGCGCTATCTCCTGTCTGGGCTTGCCACGGACACCATTCCCTTCCAGTACGACGCGAACGGCAATGTGGTCTACATGGGCAACGATTACAACATCTACTTCGAGACGGAACGCGGCTCCGAGGGAAAGGTCTCCCTGAACGGCCTGGAGGTCTTTCCGTCGGATGTGACGCAGTACGTGTTGCAGAGCATCGAGGTGCCCATCGACTTTGAATGGAGCGGCCGCAGCGAGGTGCTCCAGTTTCAGGTGGGGGACCGTACGGCGAAGGTTCTCATTCCGGAAAAATGGACCGATGACGACGGCGTGGACAGTGTGGACGACACGGACTACAACCGGTTCCGCGATCCCAACGAGACGGAAGGGTACACTCTGGATGAGATCGCAGCGATCATCAATTCCAGCCTTGCCATGGGAGACGTGGGGCGTCTCGTCTCCGTCGAGGTCGTCAAGGACGAGGCCGCGGGCGTGCAGCGACTGGTGATCCGCAGCCACACGGGAGAACCCGTGCAGCTCACCTCCTGGCCCAGTACGGATGCGGAACAGCTCTCTCAGGGGATCGAGGGCGTCGATGTGGATCTGGCGACTCCCCTTGCGGCGGACGGTACGCTCACCTTCGGATGGAACGACGGAACAACCAGCACCATCGACGTGACGACCGCCGATTCTCTCCAGGATATCGCGGACCGCATCAACGCCGAGATTCCGAACGTTCTTGCACGAATCGTGGAGGACGGTTCGGGGAACGGTCGGCTCGTCGTCTTCGGTCAGGAAGAGGGAGAGGCATTCTACCTTACCGCGACAGACGGTGCCAAATATCTTTTCCCCGTGCCGCCATCCGCCGAGGGAGAAAATGGAAATTTGGCGACACCCGTGACTGCACCCGGTACGCTCACCTTCGAGAGAAGCGACGGAACGACCAGCGTCGTCAACGTGGCTCCGACGGACTCGCTTCAGGATATCGTGGACAATATCAATGCCGGAGTCTCGGGTGTCATTGCCGCGATCGTTGAAGATGGTGCGGGCAATGGGCGAATCGCCCTTTTCAATGAATCGGGGGGGACGGTGGCGCTCACTCCGGCCGGTGGCGCCACGGATCTTTTCTCGACAGCGTTGACGATGGATCCTGCGAAGGATCTCGCCCTTGCCAGCGAGGCCGTGAAAAAGACCACCGACCACAGCCATATCGACCTCACCAGCCTTTTCCGCATGGAAACCACGATCAAGAGCACGGAGGTGGACACGAACTTTTCCATCGACACCACGGCGGCGGCACTGCACTGGCGGCTGGAGAGCGGTTCCAACCGGGCGGAGATCCTCATCACCGATGACGCGAATCTGACGCTGGAGGAATTAGCCACCCGCATCCGCAATGTCGCCGGAAGCTGGCTTGAGGTGACGGTGGAGACGGACGAGCAGGACCAGGGGCTTTCCCCCGCCTCTTCGGGGGGAACGAACGCGGAGAATGCCACACAGCGCCTCGTCATCAAGACCCTCGACGGCGAGTCCTTCGTTCTCTACGACAAGACGTCCGTTGCTGGGGCCGACTACGCGAGCCAACTCGGAGTCAGCACCGTCACGAAGGGCGTCACGAGTGGAACGTTCCCTTCCGGAAGTGGTCTCGACGAGACGTTGCCGGCGCTCGTGAGTGTCACCGTGGGAGACAGGGAATACACGGTCAAACTCTACCGGGAGAATGTGACGACGGCGGGAACGAACGACCTCGACGGTGTCAAGGTCGCCGAGGAGATTGTCCGCCAGGTCAACGAGCAATACGGAGGCAAACTGCTCGGCACGGACGACCTTGGCAGCGGACAGTTCGTCCTCTACAGTTACACCGGAGAACCGCTGCGGATCACGGATCTCCCCTTCGGCGACCCGGACCTTAAGGCCGACGAATACGGCGGCGGCATCGCCCTGCAGCTCGGCCTCACCACGGGAGTGATCGGTGACGCCGTGTCCGACGAGGCCGTAGGTGCTTTGTGTACTCCGGGAACCTTCCGTATCAGTACCCTCGGGCGCACCGTGGAAATTGCGGTTGTCGCCGGAGATACCCCCCAGACGATTGCGGAGAAGATCCGCCTGAACGCCGGAAGCTGGCTCGACGTGTCCTTTGTGGACTCCAACATGAGTGCGGCCGGGGGAACCGTCCAGCTCGCCCTCTCCGCGAAGGACGGTTCCCCTGTCTCCGTGCTGGATCTCACCGGAGATGTGGCGCAATACCTCGGGCTGGACAACACCGTCCGGGCGGAACTCGGCGGTACCCTGCCCACGGCGGGGAATCTCGAGATCACCGTGGACGGATATACCCATTCCATCGATCTGTCGACTATCCGCGATTACGACCAATCCGGAACCGTGGATTTCAACGATCTCGTCATCGCGATCAACAACCGTTTCCAGGGACAGGATCTCCGGGCGGAACTCCTTGACGACGGAGGGACATCCTATCTCGCCCTCCTCTCCGATCAGGGGTACCGTATCAGCGTGACGGACACCTCCGGGACGTTGATCACGGGAGGTGTGACGACCACGGCGGTGCGCAACGGTCCTCTTTCCGACGACACACCCTATACCCAGAACGTGACGGTGCGCACTGCGGCGAACCAGAACCAGACGAATTTCTTCGGTCTTCTCGACGACCTCACGGCGGCGATAACATCCCAGGATCGGGAGGGATTGAGCAATTCCCTTCTCGGCAAGATCGACGATTTTCTCGACAATCTTCTGCGGCAGCGCACGGAGGTAGGAGCGCTCGTGCAGCGTTACGAGAAGAGCCAGGCGCGCCTGACGATGAACACCACGTCTCTCACGGAGCTGCAGAGCAAGGTTGCGGACACGGATCTCGCCGATGCCATCACCAAGTACCAGATGGCTCAGGCCATCTATTCGGCGAGTCTGGCCGTGATCGCCCAGATCATCCAGCCAACGCTCGTGGATTTCCTGAGCTGA
- the fliW gene encoding flagellar assembly protein FliW, giving the protein MRTFATARFGVLSVNEEDVLRFPKGIPGFYEHREWALAGEDDNPVKWLQSLSDGAIALPVMPPQAVLPDYNARIVSGDLEELAVEDPGGLSILVVVSIPPDAPWNMTANLRAPIVVNVAKRLAKQVICSNEEYGLRAFVLSDAMRASFEAQARLSAEEAARAAGPAGAFGEEHGAGSRTTPTGEENF; this is encoded by the coding sequence GTGAGGACTTTTGCGACCGCGCGGTTCGGCGTTCTTTCCGTGAACGAGGAAGATGTGCTTCGTTTTCCGAAGGGAATTCCCGGTTTCTACGAACATCGTGAATGGGCTCTTGCCGGAGAGGACGACAACCCCGTGAAATGGCTCCAAAGCCTTTCCGACGGGGCCATCGCTCTTCCCGTGATGCCACCTCAGGCGGTGCTGCCCGACTATAACGCCAGGATCGTCTCCGGTGATCTGGAAGAACTTGCCGTGGAGGATCCTGGCGGACTGAGCATTCTGGTCGTGGTCTCCATTCCTCCTGATGCACCCTGGAACATGACCGCCAATCTGCGCGCTCCCATCGTGGTGAACGTGGCAAAGCGCCTGGCGAAACAGGTCATCTGCAGCAACGAGGAATACGGCCTTCGCGCTTTCGTCCTCTCCGATGCAATGCGGGCATCCTTCGAAGCCCAGGCTCGTCTTTCCGCCGAAGAGGCCGCCCGTGCGGCCGGTCCCGCCGGAGCCTTCGGAGAGGAACACGGGGCGGGTTCCCGCACTACCCCGACGGGAGAGGAGAACTTCTAG
- the csrA gene encoding carbon storage regulator CsrA, protein MLVLTRKVGEGLVIGEDIEIVIVETRGDSVRIGISAPRSVGVWRKELWDQIREENLRAAAQSPSAPLEDLFPKKEE, encoded by the coding sequence GTGCTCGTGCTCACGCGCAAGGTCGGGGAAGGACTCGTCATCGGCGAGGACATCGAGATCGTCATTGTGGAGACCCGGGGCGATTCGGTGCGCATCGGCATCAGCGCGCCCCGTTCCGTGGGGGTATGGCGCAAGGAGCTGTGGGATCAGATCCGGGAAGAGAACCTCCGGGCGGCCGCCCAGAGCCCCTCCGCGCCGCTGGAGGACCTTTTTCCGAAGAAGGAAGAATGA
- the flgK gene encoding flagellar hook-associated protein FlgK, producing MVSTFFGLEMGKRALNYFRTGMDTAGHNISNADIEGYSRQRVQASSTDPYTVPGLSSPSSPGQIGTGVGVDAIVRIRDAFLDMQYREETTVLGYWEQIEEVMNTLEVFVGEPSTDGLSSALDDFWSALQEVHTNPESSAAREELVQKTITLTTLLDQLSTNYTQYREALNEEVALKVQEANNYIDQIAALNGVIAEVQGVGGNPNDLLDSRDLLVEKLCKLIDCTVSTSSEQADGDYKIYLDGRILVQGTQTRHLVLAPVAGNLGYYDVQVEDNEFDYVDNPDVLGVIIEQQASEAVHVLTVERLASETSWEIGNGNDRVEPQYTDEALNLSGSFSITVSSSGTQKTSSSFDGSAATAIALDVPASTDPTSYQFRIASGDFESIITASWNAGAAQWELTDNHGSTQVNGSGAGGALLLSDLQAFLSDTVYTDARLNVSVGENTAGTKSWLKVASTENSLLSFTDVKGDLLAGKLGMADEGVTVEIEITEEDTLETIRNKINGHFAASDDDPDSPEQWLHAEIRYDEVTNSHYLVLQSNVVGEAYRINVGGDEGGSLYAARKLGLVNTEDTALGVEQNSTSVLTRAQDAVVMLDGVRYMSSENTFTEARLLSKSDGYAASTLQTVCTGIHFTLKATGTSGITVDHHVQGGEIAALLEARDDIILSHLATFDEIAYELAQEMNAIHYAGHGYGDSATETGIAYFDPIALRSGASTKLSLNAAIEKNANLIAAASDDGNGYTCGSGDGSNVLRMAQLKQATVLNGNSASFNGYYETFIAKIGSEGLRATTMASNQRALVNQIETQRQSVMGVNLDEEMMDIILFNQAFNAMSRFITTQDEILDKIINGMGVVGR from the coding sequence ATGGTCAGTACCTTTTTCGGCCTTGAGATGGGAAAAAGGGCGCTCAACTACTTCCGAACGGGCATGGATACGGCGGGGCACAACATCTCCAATGCCGATATCGAGGGATATTCGCGGCAGCGTGTCCAGGCGTCGAGCACCGACCCTTACACGGTGCCCGGCCTTTCCAGCCCCTCCTCCCCCGGACAGATCGGAACCGGCGTGGGTGTGGATGCTATCGTGCGCATCCGCGACGCCTTCCTGGACATGCAGTACCGCGAAGAGACCACGGTTCTCGGCTATTGGGAGCAGATCGAAGAGGTGATGAACACGCTCGAGGTCTTCGTCGGCGAACCGTCCACGGATGGTCTTTCCAGTGCCCTTGACGACTTCTGGTCCGCCCTCCAGGAGGTGCACACGAACCCCGAGAGCTCCGCTGCCAGAGAAGAGCTGGTCCAGAAGACAATCACTCTCACGACGCTTCTCGATCAGCTCTCGACGAACTACACGCAGTACCGGGAGGCGCTGAACGAGGAAGTGGCGCTCAAGGTGCAGGAGGCGAACAACTACATCGACCAGATCGCGGCACTGAACGGCGTCATCGCCGAAGTGCAGGGTGTCGGAGGAAATCCCAACGACCTGCTGGACAGCCGGGACCTTCTGGTGGAGAAACTCTGCAAGCTCATCGACTGCACCGTCTCGACGTCTTCCGAGCAGGCGGACGGCGATTACAAGATCTATCTCGACGGCAGGATCCTCGTCCAGGGAACACAAACGCGCCATCTCGTCCTTGCCCCCGTCGCGGGAAACCTGGGGTACTACGATGTGCAGGTGGAGGACAACGAGTTCGATTACGTGGACAACCCCGATGTGCTCGGCGTCATCATCGAACAGCAGGCCTCCGAAGCGGTGCACGTGCTCACCGTGGAGCGCCTCGCCTCCGAGACGTCCTGGGAGATCGGCAACGGCAACGACCGCGTCGAACCTCAATATACGGACGAGGCATTGAATCTCTCCGGCAGCTTCAGCATCACCGTGAGCAGCTCGGGAACACAGAAGACGAGTTCCTCGTTCGACGGAAGCGCCGCCACCGCCATCGCCCTTGACGTGCCTGCGAGTACGGACCCTACATCCTATCAGTTCCGCATCGCCTCCGGAGATTTCGAGAGCATCATCACCGCTTCCTGGAATGCGGGGGCCGCTCAGTGGGAACTGACGGACAATCACGGATCGACGCAGGTGAACGGCTCCGGTGCCGGTGGCGCCCTGTTGCTTTCCGACCTGCAGGCTTTTCTCTCCGACACGGTCTATACCGACGCGAGGCTCAACGTGAGCGTCGGCGAGAACACCGCCGGAACGAAATCTTGGCTCAAGGTCGCCTCCACGGAGAACAGCCTTCTTTCCTTTACGGACGTCAAGGGAGATCTCCTCGCGGGCAAGCTCGGCATGGCCGACGAGGGAGTTACCGTGGAGATCGAAATCACCGAAGAGGACACGCTGGAGACGATCCGGAACAAGATCAACGGTCACTTCGCGGCCTCCGACGATGATCCCGATTCGCCGGAGCAGTGGCTCCACGCGGAGATCCGCTACGACGAAGTCACGAACAGCCACTATCTCGTGCTCCAGAGCAACGTCGTCGGCGAGGCGTACCGGATCAATGTGGGCGGCGACGAGGGCGGCAGCCTCTACGCAGCACGCAAGCTCGGTCTCGTCAATACCGAGGACACGGCCCTCGGCGTCGAGCAGAACTCCACCAGCGTGCTCACCCGGGCGCAGGACGCAGTGGTCATGCTTGACGGCGTGCGCTACATGTCCTCGGAGAACACCTTCACCGAGGCGCGCCTGCTGTCCAAGAGCGACGGCTATGCGGCGTCCACCCTGCAGACGGTCTGCACGGGGATCCACTTCACCCTGAAGGCGACGGGCACCTCGGGAATCACCGTGGATCATCACGTTCAGGGCGGGGAGATCGCGGCACTTCTGGAGGCCAGGGACGACATCATTCTGAGCCATCTCGCCACCTTCGACGAAATCGCCTACGAGCTCGCCCAGGAGATGAACGCCATCCACTATGCCGGGCACGGTTACGGTGACAGCGCCACGGAAACCGGCATCGCCTATTTCGACCCCATTGCACTCCGGTCCGGTGCCTCCACCAAGCTGAGCCTCAATGCGGCCATAGAGAAGAACGCGAATCTCATCGCCGCCGCGAGCGACGACGGCAACGGCTACACGTGCGGTTCCGGCGACGGAAGCAACGTGCTTCGCATGGCCCAGCTCAAACAGGCCACCGTGCTCAATGGAAACAGTGCCAGTTTCAACGGCTACTACGAGACCTTCATCGCGAAGATCGGCAGTGAGGGACTGCGTGCCACTACCATGGCGTCCAATCAGCGGGCACTGGTAAACCAGATCGAGACGCAGCGCCAATCGGTGATGGGAGTCAACCTGGACGAGGAGATGATGGACATCATCCTCTTCAATCAGGCGTTCAATGCCATGTCCCGGTTCATCACCACCCAGGACGAGATCCTGGACAAGATCATCAACGGCATGGGCGTCGTCGGTCGCTGA